The genomic segment CCATTACGATGCGTATCAATCAGCGGTCCGACGCAGAAATTTGAGGCGTTTGAGTTTGATTTGGACCATCTGGAATTGAGAAACCTAGAGATAAGGCTTTGACGACCTTGGGCTCAAGTGTCTCGAATGTGTTGATAATATTACCAGCTGATTTCGCCAAATGGGCGGTGCAGTTAATCAAGAAATCGCATTCTATGGTGTTTTTTAAAAGCGTCGTATCTGGTAAATGGTTTAAAGTGGTGGGAGGCAAGCAAGGGAGGTGAAAAACAGTGTCGACATCCTTGAAGTTGTCCGTTGTGTTTCGATAAATACTAGGTAAGTGAAGGTAAAGAGCGAGGCAACTGGCGTTTGAAGTGAAGAAATTGTAAGCTGGGATACCAAGATGGGCGGCGATTTCAAGAGCTGGATAGCAGAAGAGATCGATGATGAGGGAGCGAAGGGTGGAAGTGAGGGCAACTTGGACATGGACGTTGTTGAGATTGACGAGGTCGCTGGTGAGGGCGTCGGGGGAGTCGTAAGAAGCCGGGTCTAGAGGGATTGGAGGGAGTTGGTGGAAGGAGATGGAAGGGGTGGTGGCTAAGAAGGCGGCGATATATGAAGCGGTGGAGCCTACTTTAAATGGCGGGGTGGTTATGAGGATGATGAGGGTGAAGGATGGATGGTGGGTTAGAATAAGCTTTGCCTAGCTCCACCGTGGATATGAGATGCCCCATGCCTGGTGATGGATACAGTACTATGGCCTCCATAGCtttaccaaaaaccaaaataaatactaaatttcaGCCAATGCCCAAGTTGCCTTTGATATATTCCCAAgtatcaattttcttttctaatttttacaGTTGAaggaaattaaaatgtttatttaattttcataaaaagaagttagtatttttatttttgttattttgacattgaaatttatttaaatttaaggtCACCAAAATGATCTTATATGATTTGTTTTAAGCTTTACAATCAAATTTGAATGTTGAAAGTATgctaatttatttattctttttgacAACAAAAGATGTAAATTTGTAAATGATTTCACtgaaactaaaaatgaaaattttaattgaaccctaacaaaaaaaaaattaagctttcAATAACCAAGCAATCAGTAAATGATTGGCGACGGAGATTATAGACATACAGTTTTTCCATGCCCTGCGAGAAAAGCATTGTGTGGCAGATGCCCTAGTCATAGATGTTCTTCTTTGACGTTTTCCTACTGTTGGTGTTCATTGTGCTGTATTCTGTTGAGTTGTTCTTTTTGCAGGCTTGGTTTGTCGGTTATTCCAATTcagattttttctattttttattgtcACCGAGAAAGCATATAActacaataaataattttataactacATTAATAATTGGAATAAATTTGGATCAACatgatttaaataatatgaaatctcAAATATAAGGACACCTCACTTGTGTAAAATGCACCAGATTTAgactttttcaacatttttttttaattttatgtaaatatACAATGTGGAATATTTGGTCTGACAAAATAGAAGCAATTACCTACATTGTTACAGCAACTAAAGACTTGGATTCTGGTTTCTAACTTTTCTAACTGTTTCACACAACGCATACACTAACAACAGGAagttggctatatatatatatacacatggaGTTCATATTACGAATCCCTCAATCTCAGCTAACTCTCTTTGAATTTCCATTGGAGAACTCCAAGAGTCAACACGAAGAAAGAACAGTACCCTTTTCCTTTGACAATATAGCAATGGCGGGGCAAAGTTACGAACAGCGAAAGACAGGAACGGAGTCAGCTCCAGAGGCATCCAAGGAGCTGAAGCGAAAGAAACGCATGAAATTGGTGGTATACGCAGCAGCTTTCGCCATTTTCCAGACTATTGTCATCTTGGTTTTTTAACTTACAGTGATGCGTATCAAGAACCCCAAGTTCTGGCTCACCTCTGTCACCGTCGAGGATCTCACGGCGGCCCCCACCCCTGTTTCCTTCAACATGAAACTCAGCGCCCAAGTTGCTGTCAAGAACACAAATTTTGGCCACTTCAAATTCGACAACACCACCATTTGGTTCGATTACGGGGGAGTTGGAGTTGGGGAAGCATTTGTTGCAAGAGGAAGAAGTAAGGCAAGATCCACAAAGAAGATGAATGTGACAGTGGAATTGAACTCAAACAATATACCCAATAATTCAAGCTTGGAAAATGATATTAAAGCAGGGTTTGTGGCACTGACATGCCATTCCAAATTGAGTGGGAAAGTGCAGTTGATGAAATTGATCAAGAAAAAGAATCTGCAGAAATGAGTTGCGCCATGCTACTCAACATGGAGACCAGAGTTGTCCAAGACATCAACTGCCAATGAAGTCGAGCTTTGCAATATCGTTACTTTACTACAGTATTCTCACTGCGTTGAGGCTTATCTAAAACTAGGTAACATTACAAGCATAAACAAgttgtattgaaattatttttcaaacCAAATCAAAAAAGTAGCGAAGACATGTATTTTGGTTACACGCAAGGCTCCAGCCTTGTTTATCACTAATGAGAAGTGTTGTTTAAAAAAACTGTCCATATCTGATATTTCATACCAGAATATAGGACAAGGAAGTATTGGTGAATAAATTAACTAAGCATAAACTCATTCCCAGCTTTTTAAACTATATGACGCATATATAACACCACTCACCACCTACCTCTCAAGATAAACAGATTTTGAACCTGGCCACTTAGAGACTTTTGGGTACAAATGGCAGCACTGGCAGCCTGTAGTGTCAAGACCAACATACAACTATGTCGTGCCAGATCCAATCAAATGATGGACAACGGATCTCTGTTGCTTATATTCCCGTATGATGCGAATTCAGCAGCGGTTTTCCAAAATTGATTCACCAGTAATCTCCACATGAGCAAACACCTTTCTGGAAATGATGAAACCTATAAGTATCCCTGACTATGATTTCACGTTCAGTGATCTGTGAAATGAGCTTAGCAGCAATATGGCAATCCCTGCAGATACGGAGATTCTTGGTGATTCGAATAGGTGTCCCTGATTTAGTATTTAAAATGGCAAACACAATAGCCAACTTCTCACTGTGAACAGCCAGGTGACCTTCCTTATCTTCCTCCTCAACATCATGAAGTGCGGACCGAGTTTCTGGGACATAACCGGCCTCTTTCATCTTCCCCACCAGAAAGTCTAATTTTTCGTAGATGTCCTTTGACTGTGGATGTGACTGATCACCAGCAAGAAAGGTATAAACCTGATTGTTGATCTCAGTATTGCTAGCACCAGCCATTTTCTTGATCCCTTTGC from the Gossypium hirsutum isolate 1008001.06 chromosome D09, Gossypium_hirsutum_v2.1, whole genome shotgun sequence genome contains:
- the LOC107890757 gene encoding late embryogenesis abundant protein At1g64065, which gives rise to MRIKNPKFWLTSVTVEDLTAAPTPVSFNMKLSAQVAVKNTNFGHFKFDNTTIWFDYGGVGVGEAFVARGRSKARSTKKMNVTVELNSNNIPNNSSLENDIKAGFVALTCHSKLSGKVQLMKLIKKKNLQK